A part of Thermococcus sp. SY098 genomic DNA contains:
- a CDS encoding ABC transporter ATP-binding protein, which translates to MAEPILKVENLKKYFPIKRGLLGALRGEPPRFVRAVDGVSFEVHKQEVFALVGESGCGKTTTGKLVMKLLEPTDGRIYLEGKDVTELKTQEEIKAYRRKVQMIFQDPFSSMNPRFRIYDVLEEPLLIHGIGETRAEREELIYKALEMVKIVPPEDYVGRHPHMLSGGQRQRVAIARALILNPTFIVADEPVSMLDVSIRAEILELMKELKEKMGVTYLYITHDLSTARYFADWIAVMYLGRIVEMGPAKVVIDNPIHPYTRALLAAVPEPIPERRNIIKELPIKGEVPSAVNIPPGCRFHPRCVYMEKGLCDVKHPQLIEYEHNHWVECHLAGKI; encoded by the coding sequence ATGGCTGAGCCAATTTTAAAGGTTGAAAATCTTAAGAAGTACTTCCCGATCAAGAGAGGATTACTTGGGGCACTCAGGGGAGAACCCCCACGATTCGTTAGGGCTGTTGATGGGGTCAGTTTTGAAGTGCACAAGCAGGAAGTTTTTGCTTTAGTCGGTGAGAGTGGCTGTGGTAAAACAACAACAGGAAAGCTTGTCATGAAGCTCCTTGAGCCTACAGATGGCAGAATATATCTGGAAGGGAAAGATGTTACTGAACTCAAAACTCAAGAGGAAATTAAGGCCTACAGAAGAAAGGTTCAGATGATATTCCAGGATCCTTTCTCGTCAATGAATCCAAGATTCAGGATATATGACGTGCTCGAAGAACCTCTCTTAATTCACGGAATAGGCGAAACAAGGGCGGAAAGAGAAGAACTCATATACAAAGCACTGGAAATGGTCAAAATTGTTCCACCGGAGGACTATGTTGGAAGACATCCGCACATGCTTTCAGGCGGTCAGAGACAGAGAGTTGCTATTGCAAGAGCACTCATCTTGAATCCAACATTTATCGTTGCAGATGAGCCTGTTTCAATGCTTGATGTTTCAATTAGAGCAGAAATCCTTGAATTGATGAAGGAGCTTAAAGAAAAGATGGGCGTTACATATCTCTACATCACCCACGACCTTTCAACGGCAAGGTACTTTGCTGACTGGATAGCCGTTATGTATCTGGGGAGAATAGTTGAAATGGGGCCCGCTAAAGTCGTAATTGACAATCCAATACATCCATATACAAGAGCTCTCTTGGCTGCTGTTCCAGAGCCAATTCCAGAGAGGAGAAACATCATCAAAGAATTGCCAATTAAAGGTGAAGTTCCAAGTGCTGTCAACATTCCACCAGGGTGCAGGTTCCATCCCAGATGTGTCTACATGGAGAAAGGACTCTGTGATGTTAAGCATCCACAGCTCATTGAATACGAACACAACCATTGGGTTGAGTGCCATTTAGCAGGTAAAATCTGA
- a CDS encoding ABC transporter ATP-binding protein translates to MAKTVLEVKDLKMYYFTSRGVVKAVDNVSFELKKGEVLGLAGESGCGKSSLGFTLMGMPTPPGKIVGGSVKIDGREIVGLPEDVLRREIRWQKISMIFQGAMNALNPVYTIGYQMIEPLIYHKGMEKEEALDRAMKYLELVGLSPEIVYRYPHELSGGMKQRVVIATALILEPEVVIADEPTTALDVVVQAQIINLMKKLKKELGLSMIFITHDLSILAEISDRVAIMYAGKIIEIGDSQKIYYEPAHPYTQKLLAAIPRLHEDVDKLEFIPGQPPNLIKPPSGCRFHPRCPYAMQVCKEQEPELKEIDKDHYAACWLL, encoded by the coding sequence ATGGCTAAGACTGTCCTTGAAGTTAAAGATCTCAAAATGTACTACTTCACATCCAGAGGTGTCGTCAAAGCAGTCGACAATGTCAGCTTTGAGCTCAAAAAGGGAGAAGTATTAGGACTCGCTGGAGAGAGTGGATGTGGCAAGTCCTCTCTTGGCTTTACTTTAATGGGAATGCCAACTCCTCCAGGAAAAATTGTGGGAGGCAGTGTTAAAATTGACGGCAGAGAAATAGTTGGACTTCCAGAGGACGTTTTGAGAAGAGAAATAAGGTGGCAGAAGATATCAATGATATTCCAGGGTGCAATGAATGCTTTGAATCCAGTTTATACAATTGGCTACCAGATGATTGAGCCCCTCATCTATCACAAAGGAATGGAAAAAGAAGAAGCCCTTGACAGAGCAATGAAATATCTCGAGTTAGTTGGTCTGTCGCCAGAGATTGTTTACAGATATCCACATGAGCTGAGCGGTGGAATGAAGCAGAGGGTTGTCATTGCAACGGCATTAATCCTTGAGCCAGAGGTTGTTATTGCCGATGAGCCAACAACAGCTCTTGACGTCGTTGTTCAGGCGCAGATCATCAATTTGATGAAGAAGCTTAAGAAGGAACTTGGACTTTCAATGATATTCATCACACATGACTTGAGCATTCTTGCAGAGATCAGCGACCGTGTTGCGATAATGTATGCTGGAAAGATAATCGAGATCGGTGACAGCCAGAAGATCTACTATGAGCCAGCCCATCCGTATACTCAAAAGTTGCTTGCAGCAATCCCAAGATTGCATGAGGACGTTGATAAGCTTGAATTCATTCCAGGACAACCGCCGAACCTCATTAAACCCCCAAGTGGCTGCAGATTCCATCCAAGATGCCCCTATGCGATGCAGGTATGTAAAGAACAAGAACCAGAGCTAAAGGAGATTGATAAAGATCACTATGCAGCATGCTGGCTGTTGTGA
- a CDS encoding ABC transporter permease, producing MRWVDVKESIKDFWFEFRRQKGGLLGLFLLALLVFTAIAAPYITEPDIPKKWTTYWEGNPTNVPPVWYNYFTAKKLAAHEVLTYNDLKVTAEGQDLGGGIKYYAFEFDYNNRYDLPPKDLIIKNIGVQLADLNTPAQIVITVYRPDGKKIELLSADLVEGSIYQLAKMGAVRNNVFNWASQFEDPKNLQGRVETIKSTMDVMEVIFAKAEPGILINPQPLHGDYKFQVEIFTFNKGDKVDLKPVQIILTGRTYGLMGTDYKGRDLWAGLVWGTRVSLVVGVSVAVLSVLIGIAYGVTSAYLGGWKDEFMQRVNEFVASIPTLPILILLGAAFKGHVTLWTIVFLLVMFGWTGIAKVARSMALQIKEQTYVEAAKALGAGTGRIIFKHIMPQIMPYAFAVMALSVPGAVLTEASLSFLGLGDPTAVTWGQILYDAQTNSATINGYWWWVIPPGLAISLVALTFVLIGVALDRVLNPRLRRL from the coding sequence ATGAGATGGGTTGATGTAAAGGAGAGCATTAAGGATTTCTGGTTTGAATTTAGAAGGCAAAAAGGTGGGTTGCTTGGATTATTCTTACTTGCCCTCTTAGTTTTCACAGCCATAGCAGCCCCTTACATAACTGAACCAGACATTCCAAAGAAATGGACCACATACTGGGAGGGCAATCCTACAAATGTTCCCCCAGTATGGTACAACTATTTCACTGCAAAAAAGCTTGCAGCCCACGAGGTTCTTACCTATAATGACTTGAAGGTTACAGCTGAAGGACAGGATTTAGGGGGAGGGATAAAATACTACGCTTTTGAATTTGACTACAATAATAGGTACGATCTGCCTCCAAAAGATTTGATAATAAAGAATATTGGGGTTCAGCTTGCTGATCTCAACACTCCAGCTCAGATCGTAATCACGGTTTACAGACCAGATGGGAAAAAGATCGAGCTTTTGAGTGCTGACTTGGTGGAGGGATCAATATACCAACTTGCCAAAATGGGTGCTGTTAGGAACAATGTGTTTAACTGGGCGTCGCAGTTTGAAGATCCAAAGAACCTTCAGGGTAGAGTTGAAACAATAAAAAGCACAATGGACGTCATGGAGGTCATATTTGCAAAAGCTGAACCAGGTATACTAATAAACCCACAGCCTCTCCACGGGGACTACAAGTTCCAGGTTGAGATATTCACGTTTAACAAGGGAGATAAAGTTGACTTAAAGCCTGTCCAAATCATCCTCACTGGAAGAACTTATGGGCTGATGGGAACGGATTACAAAGGGAGAGACCTTTGGGCAGGTTTAGTATGGGGAACAAGGGTTTCACTTGTCGTTGGTGTGTCAGTAGCAGTCTTGAGCGTTTTAATCGGAATTGCATACGGTGTCACGAGCGCATACCTTGGTGGCTGGAAGGACGAGTTTATGCAGAGAGTTAACGAGTTTGTTGCTTCAATCCCAACGTTGCCGATCCTTATCCTTTTGGGTGCAGCATTCAAGGGACACGTTACATTGTGGACAATAGTCTTCCTGCTGGTGATGTTCGGATGGACTGGAATTGCCAAGGTTGCAAGGAGTATGGCGCTCCAGATTAAAGAGCAGACCTATGTCGAGGCAGCAAAAGCTTTGGGCGCTGGGACTGGAAGGATTATATTCAAGCATATCATGCCACAGATCATGCCTTATGCATTTGCTGTCATGGCTTTAAGCGTTCCTGGAGCCGTTCTCACTGAAGCATCACTCAGCTTCCTTGGACTTGGTGACCCAACAGCAGTTACATGGGGACAAATCCTCTATGATGCTCAGACAAACAGTGCAACAATTAACGGGTACTGGTGGTGGGTCATTCCACCAGGATTGGCAATTTCATTAGTTGCATTGACATTCGTGCTTATTGGTGTGGCATTGGATAGAGTGTTGAACCCAAGACTCAGGAGATTGTGA
- a CDS encoding ABC transporter permease: MGYGRYLAIRLLNALLVLALVTLLVSVLFTKVAEEDLKSSIQEQINMKLRANPELMKQLSADPERFQQWYQNEYNRLIRAYGLDKPFWVRVLERTKDTLTLNFGNTKTPIFGETNVKKIIAAAIPRTVLLFTTAQIIVILIGLLLGVKAAQVAGSALDRAVSIIAMLTSSIPMWWFGMIAILIFSFKLGWFPSGGMTSTPPKEGFAYYTDILYHMVLPVGTIVFVLFGGWAWTTRNIMIGTMQEDFIMAARAKGVPERKVIYGHALRASAPPIITMTIFSLLGSLGGAIITEGVFNWPGMGRLYWTALQQNETRLLMGVTFVTVALYLISMILADLAYGYLDPRVKVGASQQT; the protein is encoded by the coding sequence TTGGGATACGGTCGTTATTTGGCAATTAGACTCTTAAATGCGCTTTTAGTTCTGGCATTAGTAACGCTACTTGTTTCAGTTCTGTTTACAAAAGTTGCAGAGGAGGACTTAAAGTCAAGCATACAGGAGCAGATAAATATGAAGCTAAGGGCAAATCCGGAACTTATGAAGCAGCTTTCAGCCGATCCTGAAAGGTTTCAACAGTGGTATCAAAATGAGTACAACAGATTAATTCGTGCCTACGGACTGGATAAGCCTTTCTGGGTTAGGGTCTTAGAGAGAACAAAGGACACTCTAACTCTAAACTTCGGTAATACAAAAACTCCAATATTCGGTGAGACTAACGTTAAAAAGATTATTGCAGCTGCGATTCCAAGAACAGTTTTGCTCTTCACGACAGCACAGATAATTGTTATTCTGATTGGCCTTCTCTTAGGTGTTAAAGCAGCTCAGGTTGCAGGTAGTGCATTGGACAGAGCAGTTTCCATCATTGCAATGCTAACGAGCAGTATACCAATGTGGTGGTTTGGAATGATCGCAATCTTAATATTCTCGTTCAAACTTGGATGGTTCCCAAGTGGTGGTATGACATCCACTCCACCTAAGGAAGGATTTGCCTACTACACTGACATCCTTTATCATATGGTACTCCCTGTGGGGACGATAGTGTTTGTCCTCTTTGGAGGTTGGGCGTGGACAACCAGAAACATCATGATCGGCACAATGCAGGAAGACTTCATCATGGCTGCAAGAGCTAAAGGTGTTCCGGAAAGAAAAGTTATTTACGGACATGCTCTGAGAGCATCTGCTCCACCAATCATCACAATGACGATCTTCAGCCTTCTCGGTTCCTTGGGTGGTGCAATCATTACAGAGGGAGTCTTCAACTGGCCGGGAATGGGAAGACTCTACTGGACTGCTCTACAACAAAACGAAACGAGACTTCTCATGGGAGTTACATTTGTTACAGTTGCCCTTTATCTGATAAGCATGATACTTGCGGATTTGGCATACGGTTACCTTGATCCAAGAGTTAAAGTTGGTGCATCCCAGCAAACATGA
- a CDS encoding ABC transporter substrate-binding protein — MKRSGILALLFVFVMLLGPLAAAEQGPAPDTVYISIRTNEETGITDVAKGDLDIFLWSVSGAKFKDLPADVLNNLKLIKTASGYWEITMNPVHDDDSPYLITVGEKKYFNPFAIREVRFAMNWLVSRQYIVQNILQGSGAPMIGGIRPSTGANPYFEPVYKALGISATADVAKAQKMVEEAMKKAADELAKQGHKLELKTDENGRQWWYFDGEPVTVKFIIRIEDRRKDEGLYVADLIEKFFHFKVERLLWDRRKASSTVYLSDPKNYEWNLYTAGWVSTVNVKWPDDYTAFWYADWYGWLPAPVGWEYKPTLTVKDFIDYIGGPDKAVEALGLKYYVGDKLKELYDWTIDDVTKLLVLTSVKVNGKEYKLEEGNADQYWDLQKISMGLGIMDSIRMFTAETWEYFPVNKNRVKAIARDVSSGLWTRWSLITAETPDKVVNVAEYSATGALFMSAFNPVGGIDDVYASAIWRVVRDYPVYTDLSTGTYIPVRCDFKVERGPIKVPKTAVIWNATVKKWVSPYAGQEAKAKVTYDCKLGNWHDGQPMTMADFKYAIAFNYEWAYKNGDNDPYYDEKIANAFVDIAKQIKGYEFVDEDTIAVYTDYIHPIADDVIAANNAVWPTLPWQLLYAMSELVAKGQEYGASQKYSFSEEAEGVAQLDLLIKDHVADLKKVIEALKAKKAVPPSIANDVKDPTPGYDALIKWIDEHGNAVVSNGPFYIEKYDPDKIFVELKAFRDPTYPFSVDYWKQKLILAKLELAGVNVPTRVFTGDDLKIEVRANMVVEYPTEGTQPADKGFVYIEIRDENGNPVYTGEAKLTKAGVFEITVPGSETAKWEAGRYDIYVKGGLMEGVTSFTDKKTLIVIKKQVTSPSPSPSPSPSPSPSPSPSPSPSPSPSPSPSPSPTETKTGVCGPAALLGLALIPLLLRRRK, encoded by the coding sequence ATGAAGAGGTCTGGAATTTTGGCCTTGTTGTTTGTTTTTGTTATGCTTTTAGGACCATTAGCTGCAGCAGAGCAGGGGCCAGCCCCTGACACTGTGTATATCTCAATTAGGACTAATGAGGAAACTGGTATAACAGACGTTGCAAAAGGAGACTTGGATATATTCCTCTGGTCAGTCAGCGGAGCTAAGTTCAAGGACTTACCAGCAGATGTTTTAAACAACTTAAAGCTCATCAAAACAGCAAGCGGTTACTGGGAAATTACCATGAACCCCGTCCATGACGATGACAGCCCATACTTGATTACAGTAGGTGAGAAGAAGTATTTCAACCCATTTGCAATTAGGGAAGTCAGATTTGCAATGAACTGGCTCGTCAGCAGGCAGTACATTGTTCAGAACATCCTCCAAGGTAGCGGAGCTCCAATGATTGGTGGTATTAGACCAAGCACAGGTGCCAACCCATACTTTGAGCCAGTTTATAAGGCTCTTGGAATCTCAGCTACAGCTGACGTTGCCAAGGCACAGAAGATGGTTGAAGAAGCTATGAAGAAAGCTGCTGACGAATTAGCAAAGCAGGGGCACAAACTCGAGCTCAAGACCGATGAGAACGGAAGACAGTGGTGGTACTTTGATGGTGAGCCCGTTACGGTTAAGTTCATCATAAGAATTGAAGATAGAAGAAAAGACGAGGGTCTTTATGTTGCTGACTTAATTGAAAAGTTCTTCCACTTCAAGGTTGAGAGACTTCTCTGGGATAGGAGAAAGGCTTCATCAACAGTTTACCTGAGCGATCCAAAGAACTATGAATGGAACCTCTACACTGCTGGTTGGGTTTCAACAGTTAACGTCAAGTGGCCAGATGACTACACAGCCTTCTGGTATGCTGACTGGTATGGATGGCTTCCGGCTCCAGTTGGATGGGAGTACAAGCCAACCCTCACAGTCAAGGACTTCATTGACTATATAGGAGGCCCAGACAAGGCAGTTGAGGCACTTGGTCTCAAGTACTATGTTGGAGACAAGCTTAAGGAGCTTTACGACTGGACAATTGATGATGTCACCAAGCTTCTTGTACTTACAAGTGTTAAAGTCAATGGTAAGGAGTACAAGCTTGAAGAAGGAAATGCCGACCAGTACTGGGATCTCCAGAAGATATCAATGGGACTTGGTATAATGGACAGCATAAGAATGTTTACAGCAGAGACATGGGAGTACTTCCCAGTCAACAAGAACAGAGTTAAAGCGATTGCAAGAGATGTCTCAAGCGGTCTCTGGACAAGATGGAGCCTGATAACTGCTGAAACACCTGACAAGGTTGTCAACGTTGCCGAGTACTCAGCAACCGGTGCACTCTTCATGAGCGCATTCAACCCAGTCGGTGGTATCGACGACGTTTATGCAAGTGCAATCTGGAGGGTTGTTAGAGACTACCCAGTTTACACAGACCTCTCAACCGGAACATACATCCCAGTCAGATGTGATTTCAAGGTTGAGAGAGGACCAATTAAGGTGCCCAAGACCGCAGTCATCTGGAACGCAACTGTGAAGAAGTGGGTTTCACCATACGCTGGTCAGGAGGCTAAAGCCAAGGTTACCTACGATTGTAAGCTTGGCAACTGGCACGATGGACAGCCAATGACAATGGCAGACTTTAAGTATGCAATAGCATTCAACTATGAATGGGCTTACAAGAATGGCGACAACGATCCATATTACGATGAGAAGATCGCAAACGCATTCGTTGATATCGCCAAGCAGATAAAGGGTTATGAATTCGTCGATGAGGACACAATTGCAGTCTATACAGACTACATCCACCCAATTGCTGATGATGTCATCGCTGCAAACAACGCTGTCTGGCCAACGCTCCCATGGCAGCTCCTCTATGCAATGAGCGAACTCGTTGCAAAGGGACAAGAATATGGAGCATCACAGAAGTACTCATTCAGTGAAGAGGCAGAGGGTGTTGCACAGCTTGACTTGCTCATCAAAGACCACGTTGCAGACTTGAAGAAAGTTATTGAGGCTCTCAAGGCCAAGAAGGCGGTTCCACCTTCAATTGCCAACGATGTTAAAGACCCAACACCAGGTTACGACGCACTCATCAAGTGGATTGACGAGCACGGCAACGCTGTAGTCAGCAACGGTCCATTCTACATTGAGAAGTACGATCCAGACAAGATATTCGTTGAACTCAAGGCATTCAGAGACCCAACCTATCCGTTCAGCGTTGACTACTGGAAGCAAAAACTCATCCTTGCAAAGCTTGAGCTTGCTGGTGTCAATGTTCCAACAAGGGTATTTACAGGAGATGATCTGAAGATTGAGGTCAGGGCAAACATGGTCGTTGAGTATCCAACAGAGGGAACCCAGCCGGCTGACAAGGGATTCGTCTACATTGAGATAAGAGATGAGAACGGCAATCCAGTTTACACCGGCGAGGCTAAACTCACTAAGGCAGGAGTCTTCGAGATAACTGTTCCAGGTTCAGAGACTGCAAAGTGGGAGGCTGGAAGATACGACATCTATGTCAAAGGCGGACTGATGGAGGGTGTTACATCATTCACTGACAAGAAGACTCTGATTGTAATCAAGAAGCAGGTTACATCACCAAGCCCGAGCCCAAGCCCATCACCAAGTCCATCACCATCTCCAAGCCCATCTCCATCACCAAGTCCATCACCAAGCCCAAGTCCGTCACCATCACCAACCGAGACTAAGACAGGTGTCTGTGGTCCAGCAGCACTCCTTGGATTAGCATTAATTCCACTGCTCCTGAGAAGGAGGAAGTGA
- a CDS encoding dihydroorotase, with protein MHELVLKGKFFVEKHVINGYIGVDNGKITKFSKKPLNGEKIIETKAHEIIMPGIIDVHVHLRDFNQKHKETIKSGTMAALHGGITTVFDMPNTDPPVMTKEIFEKRTELFKRKSYTDYALGFLIAGNCSEVKNAKADFYKIFMGASTGGIYSENFEEDYTCANKRVSVHAEDYELIQKFPERPNIVEVKAIEKALNISKKLRKPLHICHVSTKEGLKRILEESLPWISFEVTPHHLFLTKKDFKKNPLLKVYPPLRSREDVIYLWQNFEKIPIVASDHAPHTLDEKEEGAAGLPGLETELSLLLTAYNRGMVSLWGIIEKTSLNPAKIFGIKNKGFEVGKDADLIVVNLKEEWKVEPEEFYTKAKWSPFEGWKLKGKVEMTLLRGKIVMEDNEIVGKPRGERIVIKG; from the coding sequence ATGCATGAGCTTGTTCTAAAGGGCAAGTTTTTTGTTGAAAAGCATGTCATAAATGGATACATTGGGGTTGATAATGGTAAAATTACAAAGTTCTCAAAAAAGCCTCTCAATGGGGAAAAAATCATCGAAACAAAAGCTCACGAGATCATAATGCCTGGAATAATTGACGTTCATGTTCATTTAAGGGATTTCAATCAAAAGCATAAAGAGACAATAAAAAGCGGCACGATGGCTGCTCTTCATGGGGGAATAACAACAGTATTTGATATGCCAAATACAGATCCACCAGTTATGACTAAGGAAATTTTTGAAAAGAGGACAGAGCTCTTCAAGAGAAAATCTTATACAGATTACGCATTGGGCTTTTTAATTGCAGGAAACTGCAGTGAGGTTAAAAATGCAAAGGCAGATTTTTATAAAATTTTCATGGGAGCCTCCACAGGAGGAATCTACTCGGAAAATTTCGAAGAAGATTATACATGTGCTAACAAAAGGGTTAGTGTCCATGCCGAGGATTATGAGTTAATCCAAAAATTCCCAGAGAGGCCCAACATTGTGGAGGTCAAAGCTATTGAGAAAGCTCTGAATATTAGCAAAAAATTAAGGAAACCTCTCCACATTTGCCACGTCTCTACAAAAGAAGGGTTAAAGAGAATTTTGGAGGAAAGTCTTCCATGGATAAGCTTTGAAGTTACTCCTCATCACTTATTCCTGACTAAAAAGGACTTTAAGAAAAATCCACTTTTAAAAGTGTACCCTCCACTAAGAAGCAGAGAAGATGTCATATATCTTTGGCAGAACTTCGAAAAAATTCCAATCGTTGCAAGCGACCACGCGCCCCACACTTTGGATGAAAAAGAGGAAGGTGCAGCAGGTTTACCCGGATTAGAGACAGAATTATCTCTTCTCCTGACAGCATACAATAGAGGCATGGTTTCCCTTTGGGGTATAATTGAAAAAACATCTCTAAATCCAGCCAAGATTTTTGGAATAAAGAACAAAGGTTTCGAGGTTGGGAAAGACGCTGATTTAATAGTTGTGAACTTAAAAGAAGAGTGGAAAGTTGAGCCTGAAGAGTTTTACACAAAAGCAAAATGGAGTCCATTTGAAGGATGGAAGCTGAAAGGAAAAGTTGAAATGACTCTGCTTAGAGGAAAGATTGTTATGGAAGACAATGAAATCGTAGGAAAGCCAAGGGGGGAGAGAATTGTTATCAAGGGTTGA
- a CDS encoding dihydroorotate dehydrogenase electron transfer subunit, with protein MLSRVELSEVWEEAKNIKAFRFNRKLDFVPGQFIMVWLPGFGEKPFSLADRDLILVKRVGAFTSKMFELKEGNYVWIRGPYGRGFEPEGENIGVIAGGIGIPPLYALVKHYRGYFERITLIYGSKSGDEFALLDIENYVDEIILTTDDGSLGVKGFPTDVLAERKDEFDYVYTCGPEVMMAKVLEIMNFKNVQVSAERYMKCGIGVCGSCALGEYLVCRDGPVFYAEQLKNAELGKFRRLPDGRIAML; from the coding sequence TTGTTATCAAGGGTTGAGCTAAGTGAAGTGTGGGAAGAAGCCAAGAACATTAAAGCCTTCCGCTTTAACAGAAAGCTCGATTTTGTGCCGGGTCAGTTTATAATGGTCTGGCTCCCAGGCTTTGGGGAAAAGCCGTTCAGCTTAGCTGATAGAGACCTAATCCTTGTAAAGAGAGTTGGAGCATTTACATCAAAAATGTTTGAGCTGAAAGAAGGGAATTACGTTTGGATTCGCGGTCCCTATGGAAGGGGATTTGAGCCAGAAGGTGAGAACATTGGAGTGATTGCAGGTGGAATTGGAATTCCCCCGCTGTATGCCCTTGTAAAGCATTATAGAGGGTATTTTGAGAGAATCACTTTAATTTATGGATCAAAAAGCGGAGATGAATTTGCACTGCTCGACATTGAGAATTATGTTGATGAAATTATTTTAACAACTGACGATGGAAGCTTAGGAGTTAAAGGATTTCCGACGGATGTTTTAGCAGAGAGAAAGGATGAATTTGACTATGTTTATACCTGCGGTCCCGAAGTCATGATGGCAAAAGTCCTCGAAATTATGAACTTTAAGAACGTTCAAGTTTCAGCTGAGAGGTATATGAAGTGCGGAATTGGTGTCTGTGGAAGCTGTGCCCTTGGGGAATATTTAGTGTGCAGAGATGGACCTGTGTTTTATGCAGAACAGCTCAAGAACGCAGAGCTTGGAAAATTCAGGAGACTGCCAGATGGGAGGATTGCAATGCTTTAA
- a CDS encoding 7-cyano-7-deazaguanine synthase — protein sequence MPTCSVCINNEKTSKIKIVNGKPICKECIVYLSHKPDKSKIQVELEELMKDVDKAIVAFSGGKDSTVALYLAKEVYKVPELEAVMIDHGFMAGKAIENAKRIAEYLNVQFTILRYDYSDIFREAFLKAQSPCRRCSKRTMEKLRKYALKKGVKYIITGHELPFGHHPYRLMSGGVVQIRLLSLMSESERFEILKKLPFEFPKLAGYTTNCLILGPALERYYEKHGFSFEYRRIAALVRYGLLDREKALEKVKKPEIPEEIKRKVYERLGISE from the coding sequence ATGCCCACATGCTCAGTTTGTATAAACAATGAGAAAACATCAAAGATCAAGATTGTCAATGGAAAACCCATTTGTAAGGAATGCATAGTGTACCTCAGCCATAAACCGGATAAGAGCAAGATTCAGGTAGAATTGGAGGAGCTTATGAAGGATGTTGATAAAGCAATTGTGGCTTTTTCTGGCGGAAAAGACAGCACAGTTGCACTTTATTTAGCCAAAGAAGTTTACAAGGTTCCAGAGCTTGAAGCAGTTATGATTGACCACGGCTTTATGGCAGGGAAAGCGATTGAAAATGCCAAAAGAATAGCGGAATATCTGAATGTGCAATTTACAATTCTAAGATATGACTATTCAGACATCTTTCGTGAGGCTTTCTTAAAGGCTCAATCTCCATGCAGGAGATGCTCCAAGAGAACCATGGAAAAGCTGAGAAAGTATGCACTGAAGAAGGGAGTCAAATACATAATCACAGGTCACGAATTACCTTTTGGCCATCATCCCTACCGCTTAATGTCTGGCGGGGTAGTTCAGATTAGGCTTTTGAGCTTGATGAGCGAAAGCGAAAGATTTGAAATTCTGAAAAAGCTACCTTTTGAGTTTCCCAAGTTAGCTGGATATACAACGAACTGCCTCATCTTAGGTCCAGCCTTGGAGAGGTACTATGAAAAACACGGCTTCAGCTTTGAGTATAGGAGAATAGCAGCTTTAGTTAGGTATGGGCTTTTAGACAGAGAGAAAGCTTTGGAAAAAGTGAAGAAGCCAGAGATTCCAGAAGAGATAAAGAGAAAGGTCTACGAGCGTTTAGGCATAAGCGAGTAA